Proteins co-encoded in one Bos taurus isolate L1 Dominette 01449 registration number 42190680 breed Hereford chromosome X, ARS-UCD2.0, whole genome shotgun sequence genomic window:
- the LOC781895 gene encoding uncharacterized protein LOC781895, which translates to MAKMSKKPSEPNTETDQPTSSSEQGKMKKVPGQHKSASGGKALKTATKVKKTLQRTLSKKVSEKTTNSIRKSKKTRQSTRFGHYHRLNETLRQNDPEQNQEEVQKPISGRKDLGSQATSE; encoded by the exons ATGGCCAAGATGTCCAAGAAACCATCAGAGCCTAATACAGAGACAGACCAACCAACCTCAAGTTCCGAACAGGGGAAGATGAAGAAGGTTCCCGGTCAACACAAATCCGCAAGTGGTGGCAAA GCGCTGAAGACAGCCACAAAGGTTAAAAAAACCCTTCAAAGAACTTTGAGTAAAAAGGTCTCTGAAAAAACTACCAACTCTATAAGAAAGTCGAAGAAAACTAGACAATCAACACGATTTGGCCATTATCACCGGCTGAATGAGACACTGCGTCAGAATGATCCAGAGCAGAATCAAGAGGAAGTACAGAAGCCCATCAGTGGACGTAAAGACCTGGGGAGCCAGGCTACTTCAGAGTGA